The nucleotide sequence GCAGACATCCTGATTGTCCAGCCACCTGCCCATACGCTTTTCGTCACACTCCCGACACAGGGCATCGACTTTGGCGGTCAAAATGCGGAAACACTCCATCATGGCTTCATACGTTTTCTTCTCGATTGTTATTACTTCCATATTTCTGTTCGTTTTAAGATTACACTTTGTGCAAATGTACTTACGGAGTAAGTATTCAAAAGCAGCTTTTCCCTTACTGCGTACTTGTGGCTTCGATATGGATACTTTTGTCGTATGGCTTTTGGAATCATACAGAAAAATCTCTATTCAGTACATATTTAGCATACAATCCGGACGATTTTAACTCCCGAACTTTGCAGCATAATCAAATTCAAAGCGTCATGGATGTCATAACAATCGAAAGTAAAGCCTACCACGAACTGATGGGCAAGATAGAGAAAATCCTCCGTTATGTAGAGAAAGAGGAAAAGGCAAAGATAGAGTACGAAAACCGCCTTGTTACCAACGATGAGTTAGCCGAGATCCTCGGTATCAGCAAGCGTACCCTTCAGCGTATGCGCAGTACGGACAGAATCAGCTACAAGATGATTTATGGGCGTTGCTACTACGACCTGCATGACATCGAGAAGGCGATACGCAACAAGAGCCTGTACTGCAATCCTCAGAACCTGAAAGAGCTACGGCATAACTTCGAACTTAAAAGCAGGAGGGTAAAGAATGGAACTATTAGATAGAGAGACCTTCCTTGAATGGATGGAACGCATCATGAAGCGTTTTGATGAGTTGAAACAGACGGCTCCCGACATCCCCCAACGTCCGATGATAGATGGAGAACCGCTGCTGGATAACCAAGAGGTCTGTCTGATGCTCCAAATCAGCAAGCGCACCTTGCAACGTTATCGGGCATCGGGTACACTTCCTTTCCACATCGTTTACCACAAGACGTGGTATTTGGAATCGGAAATCCTTGCCTTTATGCAAACCCACTTTACGGAGAACCTCAAACGCAAGAGGAAGAGAGTGCCCAAAGACACGTAATTTTGGATTGATCGCAACAGCAAAGCTCCCGTTTTGTCGTAATGACAAGTCGGGGGCTGCTGCTTGAATTACAGATTACATTTTCGGTCTGACGATAAACACCTTTTCTGTCAGAGACGGCGGTAGTCCGTCCATTGCGGGCTGTGTAGCAGAGCTACTCTGCCCATTGCTTTCCAACGGTCTGTCGGTTTGAGCCACGGAGGTGCTGACGGAGGAGGCGGCGACAGTTGGCTCAATCGGACGTGACCGTTCCATTTCTTCCCTCGCTCTTTCGCCATCCTGCATCATTTCCACTTCCTCTTGCGTACTCTCCGACTGCTCAATGGGCTTTAGAGAGAGCTGTATTTTTCGGTCAAGGGCAGCAAGTTCCGTTTTGAGGTCTTTGAGCTGCTCTTCCTTCTTCCAAGATCCGTTCACGACCTCTTGCAAAACAGGAATATCCTTGGCTATCTTTTCCGTGTCCGCCTTAAACTTCTCAATCAAGCCGGGTATCTTCTCCAAGGCGTTCAGGAAATTCATACTGGCGAGTTGCGGGTCTGCCGCAATCCTACCATTGTTGTAACTGTACTTCATTCCGCTTTCTCCCATAACGAAGAACTTGTTCTGCGAAAGGTCGAAAAGGTCTTTGGAGGAGGACTCCGTCTTGACCACAAGATTAAATCCGTAGAGTGTTCCGATATTGAAATACTCTCCCCGTGTGCAGGCTTTCTCGTTGATTTCCGCAAGCTTGGCGGCAATGCGTTTCGGGTCGCTTCCTTCCACCCCTTTGAGTGTTATCGGGTTGAGGATATTGCCCTCCTTATCCTTCTGTACACGACTTTGGTACAAGTCCCAGTCGCTTTGGAAACGGGCTATCAATTCCTTGTTTCCGTCCACCGTTCTCATAACTTCGTCCAATCGGCTTCGGGAGGATGATTTACTGCGTATGAACGCCTGCCGTTCGCTGTCCAAGCCGGCAATCTTCTTTTCCAATTTTGCCTTTTCCAGCAAGTCGGTATTGCCCGAGAGGATGGCGACATATTCGGAAAAGTTCATTCCCGACTTCTCGTCCATACTTCCCTCATCAATGGTACGGCTACCCATACGGTTGTTTTTAAGCTGTTCGATGAAGAGTTGCTTGTTGTGCAACAAGTTGAATTTATAGCTGTCAAGCGACTTCTCCACGGCGTAGATGATGACATCCACCTTATTGTCCGCATGAAATTTGGCGACCTCGTTCCCCTTACGCACGGCTCTTCCGTCCCTCTGCTCCAAGTCGGAAGGACGCCACGGTGTGTCCAAATGATGGATGGCAACGGCACGCTTCTGGGCATTCACGCCCGTGCCGAGCATAGAAGTGGAACCGAACAATACACGGATTGAGCCTTCATTCATCCCTGCAATGAGCGTCTTTCGAGCCTTGTCGGTCTTGGCTTCCTGAATGAAGCGTATCTCCTGAGCGGGAATGCCGTGGTCTTCCACCAATTTGCGTTTGATTTCGCTGTAGGGATTCCACTCGCCCGGCTTGTATGTGCCGAGGTCACTGAACACAAACTGCGTTCCTTTCTGCTCATTGAACTTGCGGTAGTACTCCGCAATCTTGGCGGCACAGTGGGAAGCCTTGTTGTCCACATGATCTCCGTACCTGTTCGGGTCGATGAGCCTCAAATCCAAGCTCATCTTCCTCGCCATATCTGTGGCAATGAGCATCTTGGCTTTCTCCTCCCGTTCGGAGAGCGGTGCGCGGCCGAGCAATTCCGCATTACCTGTCTTGGCAAACTCCACCAACTTGGCGATAAACTCCTCCTGTTCGGGTGTGGGCGGTATGTTGTGCATAATCTCCCGTTTCTCCGGTCGGTCGATGCCGATGTCCTGCGCTGTCCGGTAATCAGTGATTTGAGCGTAGAACGCTGCCAACTCCGGCACTTTGATAAAATAGCGGAAACGCTCTTTCTGCACGATTTCGTTGGTGACGGAGAACTCATAGTCCACCGACTTCTTGGCGAAGATGGCAGCCCACGCGTCAAAGGTCTTGATGTTCTGTGCTTCGAGGGCTTGGGGACGCAAATACTTGAACAGCAGGTACAACTCCGTAAGTGAGTTCGATATGGTCGTCCCCGAAAGGAAGGTTGCTCCCAAGTCTTTCCCCGTCCTTTCCTGAATGGTTCGTATGGCAAAGAGCATATTCAAGGCTCTTTGGCTGCCCTCGCTGTTACCCAACCCTGCCACACGGTCGTGGCGGGTGTTGAACATCAGATTTTTGAACGTATGCGACTCGTCCACGAAAAGGTGGTCTATACCCATTGTCTTGAAATCCACTATATCGTCCTTGCGGTTCTCTATCTTGAACTTGATTTCATCCAGCTTCGCCTGTAAATTCATCTGCCGCTTGACAAGCCCTTTCTCCATCGCACGGGAGATGCTGCGTCCCTGCTGACGCAAAACCTCCAAGTTCTCTTCCACGCTGTCCAGCTCGCCCTGAAGGATTTTCTGCTGTATCTCGTCCGACTGCGGTATCATGCCGAACTGGTCGTGCGTGAGGACAATGCAGTCCCAGTTGTTGTTCTTGATGTCGTGGAAAATCCGTTGTCGCTTGTCGGGCGTGAAGTCGTTCTTGCCCGGATAGAGCAGTTTCGCATTCGGGTAAGCCGTTTGGAAGGTCTGTGCTATCTCCTGCACGTTGGCTTTGAGAGCGAGTATCATCGGCTTGTTTGCCAAGCCGAGCCGCTTCATCTCATAAGCTGCGGTACACATGATAAGCGTCTTTCCTGCTCCCACCTGATGATCGCAGATACCTCCCCCGTTGAGTTTGAGCATCCAAACGGCATCTTTTTGGCTGCCGTACAAACTCTCGATGCCCAAGCCTTTCAGATTGAGGTCAGGGAATGTCTGATGGGAACCATCATACTGAGGACGCACAAAACAGTTAAAGGTATTGTTGTAGAGTTTTTCCAATCGCTCCTTGAACTCATCGCTCTGCTCGTTCAGCCAATCGGTGAAGCCGTTTCGGATCTCGTCGATTTTAGCGTTTGCCATCTGTATGGCTTCGGTATCCCGAACCTTGACCTCCTTGTCGCCGACCATGATTTTCTTGGTGATGTCGGGCGTTGTATTCAGCAAGGCGTGCTTCATCAGGGCAATGCCGTCGTAGCGACGATGTTGCCCCCGTACACAGAACCTGTCCCAGATATTGGCATTGTGCATCCGTGCCTCCACGGAGTATTCGTCCGCACTTGAATTGTAGCGTACCGTCACTTCCGTGTCGAAGAGGTGCGAGGCATAGTCTGAGTAGAGATTTACGGGAATCCATCGCTCCCCGAAGTTGAAATCCAAGTCCACGAAAGGTATCGGTTCGGGGATGGCATCTTTCAGCGCCTGCAAGGAGGCTTGCGCCCTTGTGTCTTCCGGATGCTCCAAAAGGTATTGTTCGATACGCTCCGATGCGGCGACCACATTGCCCGATATGAATTTCTCGGCAATTTCATACTCTCCCTCCAAGGGATTGTAGTAAATCCTGCCGTGCAATTCGGAGAGCATCTCCTCTTCGGAACTTTCGGGAAGCAAAGAGAGCATATACTCGGTGTCCACCGCTCCGAATTTATTGAGTGAAGCCGAGAGCGCCTCTTGGGCATTGCCCACCTCTGTCACTTCGTGCAGGCTGAAGGAAACGGGCTGATGGAAAATATCGGCTTTGAGCGTTTCTTTATCCACCTTCCGTTCCAAGAAGAGGATTTCCCTGCCACCGGCATCCATCAGGATCTGCTCGTGGTTCTTGCGGTCGTTCAAATGTCCGTACTGCCGCACGAAACGGTCGTACAGTTCATTGAGGTTCTGTCGTAGGGATTCATTCGCCACCTTGCGTTCCGCTTCATAATCATAGAGGGCGTGGTAGGCATCCCGCAGGTCTATGTAGAGCAACATTTTCTGTCGTTCTTGGGACGGGAGGTCTATGGGCTGGAACATGCGGTTGTCCTCCATATCACGGACAAGCATTCCGACCTGAAAGTCCGAAGCCAGCAAAGACCCCTCTTTGAGATGTTCGTGCCATACTCCCTCATAGGAACGCTGCTGCATCCCTTTCTCCTTGTCCTGTTGCCACCACAGCTCGTTCGTGTCTTCCAGTCCGTGTGCCGTCTCATCGCTTTGTGAAACCTCGGAAAATGGGGGAGGTGAAGCGACAGGCTTCTGTTTTGTGGCAGCTTTACGTTTGGGCTTTTCTTCCGGGATAACATTGCCGAAAAGGTCGAGCAGTTGTACCTGTGGTGTGACACTGCTTCGGGCTTGCTCCACAGGCTGTTCCTCTCTCGGCTGCACCACCTTTTGGTGCGGTTGTTCCTCTGTCGAAGCGGCTGGTGTAAGCGTTGGCTCTTCCTGCTTGACTTTGGGAGAAGCGGCAACTTTGGGCTGCTCCTGAATGGAGATATGCCTTTGGTACAACGCCATATCCAAGCGTTTGGCTAAATCCGCCAGCAGGATTTTTCCCATATCGGTGGCGATGCCTTCCGCTCCACCCTCGTGATGGAACAGGATGGCGGGCTTGCCGTAAGGGTCGGTGTCCTGCTTCCATTCGGTATGTACGATTTGCGACATGCTTCGCAGATAGGTGTTGAACAGTACTCCGCTGGGGCGTTTCTCGCTCTTGATGAAACGCTTTTCCTCTTCGGTAAGACTTTTCTTATTGCTCTGCTTTTGCAGGACGATAAGGTCACTGCCCACTTCCGTCCCTGCATTTTCCGAGAAGAGATTATTAGGAAGGCGAACTGCCGAAATAAGGCGGGTATGGTTCATCAGCCACTCCCGTACCGGTTCATTCGTCGGGGCATTCATGACGCCTTGCGAGGTGATGAACGCCAACACGCCACCCTCACGGAGCATATCAACGCCCTTGACGAAAAAGTAATTGTGCAGGGATGTGCGTGCGACCTTTCGGGCAGGTTCTGCCGTCTTGCTGAAAACAGGGTCGAAGACGGCCACATCTCCGAAAGGGATGTTACTGCTGACCACATCGAAAGAACCGTTGAGCTTGGATTCGATTTCCTCGAAGCCTCGGATGCGTATCTTGTCTTCGGGATACAGGGCGGAGAGCATCTGTCCTGTGAGAATATCTTTTTCAAAACCGAAAGTCGTATGTCCTTCGGCTGCAATGCCGTCAAAAGAGCGGATGAACTCGCCCATTCCCGCCGAAGGGTCGAGGATGCGTTGAGGGACGATGCCTGCCTCCCGTAAGGAAGCGGCAATCTCCCGTACTACGGGTGCAGGAGTATAGAAAGCGGTCATCACGGAATTTTTCAGGCTCTGCATATAGCTCTTGTATTGCGATTCGGAGGTGGTGTTATCCCGAATGGTGCGATGCAGTTCCATCACCAAGGGGAATAGCTCCAACTCCGACTTGTTCCATCGGGCAATGTCCTCCATCGTGTTGGCAGGAGAGAGGATACACTTCAATGCGCCGAAGCCCGTATAGGCTGCCAATATCGTGCGTTCTTCGGGTGTCGCCGTGCGTTGTTCCCGATGCAGGGCAAAGATGGTCTTGATGGCTTCTATGTTTGCCCTTAGATGCTCCTTCTTGTTATAACTTGCCATCCTCTTCGAGTTTTAGTTGGACAAAACCCGTAATCTCCGTATAGAGGGAGTTGTATTCGGGCATATAGGCGAACTCGTCCGAAATCGGATACTTGGCAAAAACCTCTTCCAAGAGCGGGCGCAGACGGATGGCGGTCTCCCTGACAGCTTCAAGCGGCACTTCAGCAGAGAACTCGTTCCAAAGAACAGAGGAGATGGTATCATGGTGGGAAAAGTGCAAACCCGCATAGAGCGTCTTATTGGCAATGCCGATACATTCGGCTATGGGAAGACCGGTATCGAAGGCTTCGGCATAGGCTTCGGAAGCGGCTGCCGCACGCTCTTTGACGAAGGGAATGTCATCGGCTTTTTCGGGATGGCTTTCCCGAAGAAAAGAGAGCAGGGATAGCTCGTAATAGGAAAATCGAATGGCTGTCATATCTGTAATTTTAATGGGTATATAATGCAAAGGCACTCGACGTCCCCGCCGAGTGCCACCACTAAAATCCGCAGTAAAAACAACAGGATTGTTTATGACCGCATCATTCAGTGGCAAAATTAGCAAATTACGGGGATTTACCTTCGGGATTTGCCCGGTTTTTTACGCTCGGGGAAGACAAAGACCGTCTTGAACTCTCCGTCCAAGGAGAGAGAAGCCTCGAAGCTCTTGCCCGTTTTGGAGGTAAAGCCCTTGATGATGCCAGTCTCTCCGTTTACCGCCAACTGCGTCAGTTGCTCGTCCGTGAGGCTCTTGCCTGCCACGCTGCGGAAAAGCGTCAGCCCACAATCGGCATCAGAGCATTTGGCACATCGGGGATAGAAGACCAGTGAGCCTTTGCCGCATTTGGGACAATGGATGTCGCTCTGTTTTTTGGGGAAGAGGATTTTGGAGGAGAGCAGTTCGTCGGTAATCTGTGTGGCGTAGTTTTCGATGCCCTTGCGAAACTCTTGCTCTTTCAACTCTCCCCGTTCGATTCTCGCCAAGTCCGCTTCCCACTGTCCGGTCATCTCGGCATTACCGATTTTCATTTCCCTAACGATGGAATAGACGGCAAGTCCTTTCTCAGTAGGGACGAGCGACTTCTTTTGGCGCACCATGTACTCGCGTGCAAAGAGGGTTTCGATGATGGCGGCACGGGTAGCGGGCGTGCCGATACCGCAATCCTTGAGCTGCGCACGCAATTCTTCGTCCTCCAACTCTTTGCCCGCCGTCTCCATCGCTGCCAACAGCGAACTTTCCGTGTGCAGGGGCTTGGGCTTGGTCGTTCCTTGTGCCAGCGAACAGGCACAGAGCGGAAGTTGCTTACCTTCCTCCCATTGAGGGATGATGATGCCTTCTCCATTCTCTCGGCTTTCCCGTTCTTCGGCTTCCGCCTGCTCCTTGTCTTTTTTTCTGCTGTTTTTGAGGACGGCACGCCAACCCTCTTCCTTGATGATTTCACCTTTGAGGATAAACTTCACATCCTCGCAGGCGGCAGTAACCGTACTGACATCCTTCACGCAACGGGCCGAGAAGGCTTCGAGCATACGTCCGACTATCATATCGTAGATGGCTACTTCCTCTCCGAACATGTCTATCGGCTTCTTGCCCGTAATGAGCAGGGCGTGGTGGTCGGTCACTTTCTTGCCGTCCACCGAATGCGCATTAAATTCGGTCAGTCGGCGGGCATGGACACCCCAGATGGGATGGTCGTGCAAAAAGGCTATCAGGGCAGGTATTTCGGCAAAGACATCTTCGGGAATATATCGGCTGCCCGTGCGAGGATAGGTGATGTATGCCTTTTCGTAGAGCTTCTGCGCCAAGGAAAGGGTCTGTTCCGCCGAATAGCCGAATCGACTGTTCGCTTCTTTCTGTAGGGTGGTCAAGTCGTACAGAAGCGGTGGCTCCTGTCTGGTCTCCTTGCGCACAATCGTTTCCACGGTGGCATAAGGAGCCTGTTTGAGTTTATCATACAGGGCGGTGGCTTCCGCCTTATCGAACCAGCGGTCGGCAGAAGAGAAACGGAAACTCTCATCACCTTCCTTTACAGTAAGGCTGAGTTGCCAGAATGGCTGCGGCTCGAACTTCTTGTTCTCCAAGAAACGGGAACAGACCATACAGAGAGTCGGAGTCTGTACCCTGCCCAAGGAGTAAGTGCCTCTTCCTGCCGCAATGGATATGGCTTGGGTGGCATTGATACCCACCAACCAATCGGCTTCGCTGCGGGCACGGGCGGCATAATAGAGATTGTCATACGCCGCTCCGCTTTGTAGATGGGCAAGTCCCTCTTTGATGGCTTTGTCCGTCAAAGAACTGATCCATAGGCGGTCGAAGGGACGGGGAATGCCCAAGTATTCGTAAATGAATCTAAATATAAGTTCACCTTCCCGTCCGGCATCGGTGGCTACGATAATACCCTCGCATTCCCGGAAGAGTTTTTCGATGACTTTGAGTTGGGCTACTGCCACAGCATCGGCTTTATAACCTTTGCCCTCCTTAATCTGACGGGGAATAAGGGTAAAGACGGGAGGAAGAATCGGCAGGTTCTCTTTGTGGAAACCCTTGATGCCGTAAACTTCGGGCATGGCTGCCGTTATCAGGTGCCCCAATGCCCACGTGACGGTATAGCCGCCTCCTTCGATATAACCATTCTTCTTGTTGGTTGCCCGAACGACACGGGCGATTTCACGAGCTACGCTCGGCTTTTCTGCTATGATGACTTTCATTTGTTCTTACTTTTTGGATATTAGTGGTGGCGGATTACATTTTCATTCCCTTGGAACGCTTCTTCTCTTCTTCCTTCTGTTCCTGTCCGGCAGTAGGCTGTGTCTGTCCCTGCTTGAGCGGTTCATTCACCAGCTTGGTAGCCTCGTTGGTCTTGCCTTCGGAATTGACGGCGACCTGCGTGCGGGAAGCATTGTCGGGAGTTACCTCTTTGGCTTGGGACTTGTCAGGATTCCATTTGAGGAAGTCGAACTTGTTCTTCTCGAAATTCGGACGTACATAGGCATTGAAAGGCTCTCCTTTCTTGTCGATAAGCCCGGTCATATAGACCGTCTGACCTGCTTTGAGCTTCGCTTGCTCTTCGGGAGAGATGTCACGTCCCAACATCTTCTTGGGGACACGCAGTTCTTTCTGCTCCGTTTGTTCCTGTCCTTCGGGAGCTTGTCTTTGGCGTTGTCCTTGCTTGGGAGAGCCGAAACGAAATTCAATAGATCGCTTGTCGGCATTGAATTGAAGGTTGGCATTGAAATGCTTTCCCATTTTGGAGGTCATGCCCTCTACATAGATGCTCCTTCCTTCCGAGAGTTCCTTTTTCTGCTCATCGCTCAGCTTCACGCCCTTGATTTCATCGGGGATGCGTACCCTGTCGGCACTCAGGGCGATGATGTCGTTCGTCAGGCGGTCGATGCTCACGAAGCTGCGGGTCGGCTCCTCTTTGCCGGGGAAGGTCAGCTCCACGGTGCGACCGAGATTACCCGTTTCTCTGAGGGCTTTCTTGTCCTCGTCGGTGAAGGTATGCCCGAAGAACTCGCGCTCCAATTGAGGTTCCTTGCGGATGGCATGGACAACGGGAATGAATGTTCCGTCTCCGGAGGCTTTCAGGGAAAGACGGGCATCGGTATGCAGGGAGACTTCCCCGATTTTGATGCTGATGGGAACAAGTGGAGTCTTTCTGTATTGAAGCAGGTCATCAAGATGCTTGCCCTTTTCCAGACTCTCACGGCTTATGCCCATCTGCTCAAACTGTTCCCATTTCACCTTGTCGGGGTCAATGCCTTGGAAGGACTGTTTCTGCTCTCCCGCATAGTCCGAAGGATTGATACGGGCGGAGTCCAGCATCTCCTTATTGGAGGGGACATCCGGTGCTTTGAGTATCTCCGAGAGCACACGTGCACTGGCAACGGCACTCTCAAAAGGCACTTTGAAGAAGTTCAGCGGTGTGGGATGCTTGAACTGACGCATGAAGTTGGAGAGGAAATTCTCCAGCGCATTGCTGTGCTTGTCGAACTTCAGGAAACTCTGTTCATGCTCGGCGGTGGGCGGAACGGTTCTCAGCCCGCCTTTCTCGTCCGTACCTGTGACGGCTTTGAGATTCTCGTCCTTGGAATCTTTCACCAAAAGGACTTCTTGGTCTTTGATTTTTTCGTCCATATTACAATGTATTTAATAACACCAACAGCGGTGCACGGACAAAAGTAAACCAAAGAAACCGTGTATGTTAGAGGTTTGAGATAACTGCGTACTTGTGGCGTCGATATGGATGGAAGTGGCAAAAAAAGAGGTATGGCTCAAACTCCATACCTCCATATTTTTCATTGATTAGGTTATTGCATTGACAATAGTTTGCAATACACTCCGCCTTTTGCTTCGAGTTCGGCGTGCGTTCCATTCTCTACAAGTTGTCCCTTGTCCATCACGATAATCTGATTAGCGTTACGGATGGTTTGCAAATGATGGGCAATGACCAAGACTGTGCGATTTCGGATAAGGGCAGACATTGCCTGTTGTATCTTATATTCATTGACAGGGTCAACATTGCTCGTTATCTCGTCCAAAAGAATGATGGGAGCGTCTTTCAAGAAAGCACGGGCGATTGAAAGCCTTTGTTTCTGCCCTCCAGAGAGTCCCAAACCGTTTTCTCCGATTTTTGTTTCATAACCTTCTGGCAGACTGATGATAAAGTCGTGTATCATCGCCCTACGTGCTGCTTCTTCAATTTCTTCCTGCGTAGCATTGCGGTTGCCCACTTTGATATTATTGGCAATGGTGTCTGAAAAGAGAATAACATTCTGCATCACCACACTGATTTCACCGAGTAGATAATCATAGTCCATTTCTCGAATGTCTATACCTCCGATACAGATTCTGCCAGCCTGCGGTTCCCAGAAACGGAGCAAAAGGTTGGTAATGGTTGTTTTACCAGAACCTGACGAACCAACAAGTGCCGTTACCGTTCCTTCGGGAAC is from Prevotella melaninogenica and encodes:
- a CDS encoding helix-turn-helix domain-containing protein, with the protein product MEVITIEKKTYEAMMECFRILTAKVDALCRECDEKRMGRWLDNQDVCQILNISLRTLQTYRSNRMLPYTQIGYKMFYKPEDVGKLLEQSSAL
- a CDS encoding DUF3945 domain-containing protein, whose protein sequence is MDEKIKDQEVLLVKDSKDENLKAVTGTDEKGGLRTVPPTAEHEQSFLKFDKHSNALENFLSNFMRQFKHPTPLNFFKVPFESAVASARVLSEILKAPDVPSNKEMLDSARINPSDYAGEQKQSFQGIDPDKVKWEQFEQMGISRESLEKGKHLDDLLQYRKTPLVPISIKIGEVSLHTDARLSLKASGDGTFIPVVHAIRKEPQLEREFFGHTFTDEDKKALRETGNLGRTVELTFPGKEEPTRSFVSIDRLTNDIIALSADRVRIPDEIKGVKLSDEQKKELSEGRSIYVEGMTSKMGKHFNANLQFNADKRSIEFRFGSPKQGQRQRQAPEGQEQTEQKELRVPKKMLGRDISPEEQAKLKAGQTVYMTGLIDKKGEPFNAYVRPNFEKNKFDFLKWNPDKSQAKEVTPDNASRTQVAVNSEGKTNEATKLVNEPLKQGQTQPTAGQEQKEEEKKRSKGMKM
- a CDS encoding DUF1896 family protein yields the protein MTAIRFSYYELSLLSFLRESHPEKADDIPFVKERAAAASEAYAEAFDTGLPIAECIGIANKTLYAGLHFSHHDTISSVLWNEFSAEVPLEAVRETAIRLRPLLEEVFAKYPISDEFAYMPEYNSLYTEITGFVQLKLEEDGKL
- a CDS encoding helix-turn-helix domain-containing protein, yielding MDVITIESKAYHELMGKIEKILRYVEKEEKAKIEYENRLVTNDELAEILGISKRTLQRMRSTDRISYKMIYGRCYYDLHDIEKAIRNKSLYCNPQNLKELRHNFELKSRRVKNGTIR
- a CDS encoding helix-turn-helix domain-containing protein, yielding MELLDRETFLEWMERIMKRFDELKQTAPDIPQRPMIDGEPLLDNQEVCLMLQISKRTLQRYRASGTLPFHIVYHKTWYLESEILAFMQTHFTENLKRKRKRVPKDT
- a CDS encoding type IA DNA topoisomerase: MKVIIAEKPSVAREIARVVRATNKKNGYIEGGGYTVTWALGHLITAAMPEVYGIKGFHKENLPILPPVFTLIPRQIKEGKGYKADAVAVAQLKVIEKLFRECEGIIVATDAGREGELIFRFIYEYLGIPRPFDRLWISSLTDKAIKEGLAHLQSGAAYDNLYYAARARSEADWLVGINATQAISIAAGRGTYSLGRVQTPTLCMVCSRFLENKKFEPQPFWQLSLTVKEGDESFRFSSADRWFDKAEATALYDKLKQAPYATVETIVRKETRQEPPLLYDLTTLQKEANSRFGYSAEQTLSLAQKLYEKAYITYPRTGSRYIPEDVFAEIPALIAFLHDHPIWGVHARRLTEFNAHSVDGKKVTDHHALLITGKKPIDMFGEEVAIYDMIVGRMLEAFSARCVKDVSTVTAACEDVKFILKGEIIKEEGWRAVLKNSRKKDKEQAEAEERESRENGEGIIIPQWEEGKQLPLCACSLAQGTTKPKPLHTESSLLAAMETAGKELEDEELRAQLKDCGIGTPATRAAIIETLFAREYMVRQKKSLVPTEKGLAVYSIVREMKIGNAEMTGQWEADLARIERGELKEQEFRKGIENYATQITDELLSSKILFPKKQSDIHCPKCGKGSLVFYPRCAKCSDADCGLTLFRSVAGKSLTDEQLTQLAVNGETGIIKGFTSKTGKSFEASLSLDGEFKTVFVFPERKKPGKSRR
- a CDS encoding Eco57I restriction-modification methylase domain-containing protein, giving the protein MASYNKKEHLRANIEAIKTIFALHREQRTATPEERTILAAYTGFGALKCILSPANTMEDIARWNKSELELFPLVMELHRTIRDNTTSESQYKSYMQSLKNSVMTAFYTPAPVVREIAASLREAGIVPQRILDPSAGMGEFIRSFDGIAAEGHTTFGFEKDILTGQMLSALYPEDKIRIRGFEEIESKLNGSFDVVSSNIPFGDVAVFDPVFSKTAEPARKVARTSLHNYFFVKGVDMLREGGVLAFITSQGVMNAPTNEPVREWLMNHTRLISAVRLPNNLFSENAGTEVGSDLIVLQKQSNKKSLTEEEKRFIKSEKRPSGVLFNTYLRSMSQIVHTEWKQDTDPYGKPAILFHHEGGAEGIATDMGKILLADLAKRLDMALYQRHISIQEQPKVAASPKVKQEEPTLTPAASTEEQPHQKVVQPREEQPVEQARSSVTPQVQLLDLFGNVIPEEKPKRKAATKQKPVASPPPFSEVSQSDETAHGLEDTNELWWQQDKEKGMQQRSYEGVWHEHLKEGSLLASDFQVGMLVRDMEDNRMFQPIDLPSQERQKMLLYIDLRDAYHALYDYEAERKVANESLRQNLNELYDRFVRQYGHLNDRKNHEQILMDAGGREILFLERKVDKETLKADIFHQPVSFSLHEVTEVGNAQEALSASLNKFGAVDTEYMLSLLPESSEEEMLSELHGRIYYNPLEGEYEIAEKFISGNVVAASERIEQYLLEHPEDTRAQASLQALKDAIPEPIPFVDLDFNFGERWIPVNLYSDYASHLFDTEVTVRYNSSADEYSVEARMHNANIWDRFCVRGQHRRYDGIALMKHALLNTTPDITKKIMVGDKEVKVRDTEAIQMANAKIDEIRNGFTDWLNEQSDEFKERLEKLYNNTFNCFVRPQYDGSHQTFPDLNLKGLGIESLYGSQKDAVWMLKLNGGGICDHQVGAGKTLIMCTAAYEMKRLGLANKPMILALKANVQEIAQTFQTAYPNAKLLYPGKNDFTPDKRQRIFHDIKNNNWDCIVLTHDQFGMIPQSDEIQQKILQGELDSVEENLEVLRQQGRSISRAMEKGLVKRQMNLQAKLDEIKFKIENRKDDIVDFKTMGIDHLFVDESHTFKNLMFNTRHDRVAGLGNSEGSQRALNMLFAIRTIQERTGKDLGATFLSGTTISNSLTELYLLFKYLRPQALEAQNIKTFDAWAAIFAKKSVDYEFSVTNEIVQKERFRYFIKVPELAAFYAQITDYRTAQDIGIDRPEKREIMHNIPPTPEQEEFIAKLVEFAKTGNAELLGRAPLSEREEKAKMLIATDMARKMSLDLRLIDPNRYGDHVDNKASHCAAKIAEYYRKFNEQKGTQFVFSDLGTYKPGEWNPYSEIKRKLVEDHGIPAQEIRFIQEAKTDKARKTLIAGMNEGSIRVLFGSTSMLGTGVNAQKRAVAIHHLDTPWRPSDLEQRDGRAVRKGNEVAKFHADNKVDVIIYAVEKSLDSYKFNLLHNKQLFIEQLKNNRMGSRTIDEGSMDEKSGMNFSEYVAILSGNTDLLEKAKLEKKIAGLDSERQAFIRSKSSSRSRLDEVMRTVDGNKELIARFQSDWDLYQSRVQKDKEGNILNPITLKGVEGSDPKRIAAKLAEINEKACTRGEYFNIGTLYGFNLVVKTESSSKDLFDLSQNKFFVMGESGMKYSYNNGRIAADPQLASMNFLNALEKIPGLIEKFKADTEKIAKDIPVLQEVVNGSWKKEEQLKDLKTELAALDRKIQLSLKPIEQSESTQEEVEMMQDGERAREEMERSRPIEPTVAASSVSTSVAQTDRPLESNGQSSSATQPAMDGLPPSLTEKVFIVRPKM